In Chitinophagales bacterium, a single genomic region encodes these proteins:
- a CDS encoding DUF4835 family protein: MKFFISCILSLCSLSSIAQELNCRVQVILNANTTSINKAVFTNMEKSISEFMNLRKWTDENYAAHQKISCYLTINITDAGKENAFTAEFTIQSERPVFNSTYTSPLLRHKDPAIPFEYIENQPIDYADNNFISNLSATLAFYAYYIIATENETFSNKGGQALLEKCNNICNMVPANLNVAGTPAKGWQASQAMDISGQQTRVGIILAMIGNSNDKFRNAVYKYHIDGIDLLESNAKQALDNIELSLKDIYDLPSKHYIHKHFVLTKADEIANLFAKESVIRKKKIAEMVSGIEPNISGKINQGLGL; encoded by the coding sequence ATGAAATTTTTCATAAGTTGTATTCTTTCACTATGTAGCCTGAGTAGCATTGCTCAAGAATTAAACTGCAGGGTACAGGTTATCTTGAATGCGAATACAACCTCGATAAACAAAGCTGTATTTACCAATATGGAAAAAAGTATTTCAGAGTTTATGAATCTTCGTAAATGGACAGATGAAAACTATGCAGCACATCAGAAAATAAGTTGCTATTTGACCATCAATATCACAGATGCCGGCAAGGAGAATGCTTTTACTGCCGAATTCACTATTCAGTCAGAGCGGCCAGTTTTTAACAGTACCTATACCTCACCGCTGCTCAGGCATAAAGATCCTGCTATACCTTTTGAATATATCGAAAATCAACCTATAGATTATGCTGACAATAATTTTATTAGCAATCTTTCGGCAACATTAGCATTTTATGCCTATTATATTATAGCTACAGAGAATGAGACTTTTTCAAATAAGGGGGGTCAAGCCTTGCTAGAAAAATGTAATAATATCTGCAACATGGTGCCTGCTAACTTGAACGTGGCAGGCACACCCGCTAAAGGCTGGCAAGCGAGCCAGGCTATGGATATATCGGGGCAGCAGACACGTGTAGGCATTATTCTCGCTATGATAGGAAACTCTAATGATAAATTTCGCAATGCGGTATACAAATATCATATAGATGGTATAGATTTGCTGGAGAGCAATGCCAAACAAGCCTTAGACAATATAGAATTAAGTCTAAAAGATATCTACGACCTTCCTTCGAAACACTATATCCATAAACATTTTGTTTTAACCAAAGCCGATGAAATCGCCAATCTTTTCGCTAAAGAATCTGTGATTCGTAAGAAAAAAATAGCCGAAATGGTCTCCGGAATCGAGCCTAATATTAGCGGTAAAATCAATCAGGGTTTAGGGTTATAA